From Melospiza melodia melodia isolate bMelMel2 chromosome 19, bMelMel2.pri, whole genome shotgun sequence, one genomic window encodes:
- the KIAA1755 gene encoding uncharacterized protein KIAA1755 homolog isoform X1, whose protein sequence is MDAGSLDAAVQSALQALYPPFEATAPTVLGQVFRLLETSYQGDGLCCLLQFLIPTKRLFERLRQAACAPYFNRIFLHEGWPLCLHEKVVVHLAPLNPLLLRPGDFYLQAEPCEEHTARVTIKHLSLDLRSVEETPVPEATHALLFTNAWLEEVNNSWAGAPLHTCLVATENGVTPLPWSRIATPEFTDKPGAGADGVPTGTWHESAPESAPGTLVLHGTVNVPTPYSNVVGTIPGCKATSRKSSQGRYPGLIKVEQAGLRKKPATLPVPSLSEIISQNLEGEYVDLLEQSQEDLDVLTRSLLPTCLPGSIRAGTDEMLPWANGGSGADSWPCGGALSSEERPCSPCLGREISQEPESHGPKCRQRDSYMAALQNPVSFGSGLMAAIVEEPGSPGSELPPATPRETPPQQRKGAGSPMLLTRQSRRAAPAVPERGASVQRGSPRGPPGSSHKFSFLKGTRLGAAPEDEKTSSQHEGAWKKMSAIYSPRMGRAKAAGKGTNTATAAPVEERSLESSSCKNGPSVPSTGPAGREPPAWQDLHAGLLRSGIICLPGSSDRLGRALLLVTTSGSAWRAAWCSAAELARLILCLCSLPSRQEVKNGERREAKDAGLTVVVDARKQPPAPVLFSALRSVQSVSPGCIHSLLLLAEKELASHREKLSGVQVEILTSLKALGRHVDSSQLPPELDGAFPYCHGEWVQFFQKLQPFTASLRRASELLQHCIQELRNNNALAGTQDAAAGIRRHQELMQKVLSDAQLGRVQREGGFLLARLRREAARLCASDHVRSGIELAEGLYSQLEEELHSLVSQSNSCLARLHFLRKVRELEAQFGKLGSWLDGEAAARLQEMGTEDWSPDSCQSSAEHFKEFLTQATARYQHGLTLCQEAAKVRGRMFPEADALQVSAALFQSKLMSFSQQLERRQAEQELLQELVRFSNKVAGLKLDCRQCSARAQRGEGQALRCLQRSFQKLSVEFALEKLKEMKAQVRRMQSSQGLAAWTEAQHKYQETRQILEEMLAELQEAWGAQADGQGDSSSPPSPGSAAPHMEVPVCRAAPSPEPAVLGGRGLAEQPETSTEGPGQPQGPGQSQPSTTPASTLGVEQSSLQPHCQLEPQDAHTSHHHVSADTPHPKAKSKSSLGATGHLTQERSQPRRRRPVTLPPWTRFPGADPPCPTAVPQGTASDPSTAGAPAGPQAEAAQYFQISSQSSFSSEDSDSQNSMEEAPAASLALPGDLQSPRPPCPSEKGHQIIYLENHHNESSAKANAK, encoded by the exons ATG GATGCCGGGTCCCTGGATGCGGCGGTGCAAAGTGCTCTCCAGGCCCTCTACCCGCCCTTCGAAGCCACGGCTCCCACCGTCCTGGGCCAGGTGTTTCGGCTGCTGGAGACCAGCTACCAGGGGGAtgggctctgctgcctgctcCAGTTCCTCATCCCCACCAAGCGGCTCTTCGAGCGCCTGCGGCAGGCAGCCTGT GCTCCCTACTTTAACCGCATCTTTCTCCATGAAGGCTGGCCCTTGTGTCTGCACGAGAAGGTGGTTGTGCACCTCGCACCGCTCAACCCCCTCCTGCTGCGCCCCGGGGACTTCTACCTGCAAGCAGAGCCCTGTGAGGAGCACACAGCGCGTGTCACCATCAAGCACCTCTCCCTGGACCTGCGCTCCGTGGAGGAGACACCTGTCCCCGAGGCCACCCACGCTCTGCTCTTCACCAACGCATGGCTGGAGGAGGTGAACAATAGCTGGGCCGGAGCTCCCCTGCACACCTGCCTGGTGGCCACCGAGAACGGCGTCACCCCACTGCCATGGAGCCGGATTGCCACACCTGAGTTCACCGACAAGCCCGGGGCTGGAGCTGACGGTGTGCCCACTGGGACCTGGCATGAATCTGCTCCTGAGAGTGCACCTGGGACACTTGTGCTCCATGGCACAGTGAATGTCCCCACGCCCTACAGCAACGTTGTgggcaccatcccaggctgcaagGCCACCTCTCGGAAGTCAAGTCAGGGACGATACCCGGGACTGATCAAGGTGGAGCAGGCAGGTCTGCGGAAGAAGCCGGCCacgctgcctgtgcccagccTCAGTGAAATCATCAGCCAGAACCTGGAGGGGGAgtatgtggatctgctggagcaaTCCCAGGAGGACTTGGACGTCCTGACCAGATCCCTGTTGCCCACCTGCCTTCCAGGGAGCATAAGGGCTGGCACTGATGAGATGCTCCCCTGGGCGAATGGGGGATCAGGAGCAGATTCTTGGCCCTGTGGGGGAGCACTGAGCTCAGAGGAGCGTCCCTGCAGCCCGTGCCTGGGGAGGGAGATAAGCCAAGAGCCAGAGTCACATGGGCCAAAGTGCCGCCAACGTGACTCCTACATGGCCGCGCTGCAGAACCCGGTGAGCTTTGGCTCTGGGCTGATGGCAGCTATCGTGGAGGAGCCCGGCAGCCCTGGCTCCGAGCTGCCCCCCGCCACCCCCCGTGAGACCCCCCCACAGCAGAGGAAGGGGGCAGGGAGCCCCATGCTCCTCACCCGCCAGTCCCGCCGAGCGGCTCCTGCGGTGCCGGAGCGAGGGGCGTCGGTGCAGCGGGGCAGCCCCCGGGGCCCCCCAGGCTCCAGCCACAAGTTCTCCTTCCTGAAGGGCACGCggctcggggcagcccctgaggatGAAAAAACCAGCAGCCAGCACGAGGGGGCCTGGAAGAAGATGTCAGCTATCTACTCGCCCAGGATGGGCAGAGCCAAGGCAGCAGGGAAAG GTACGAATACAGCCACTGCTGCTCCTGTGGAGGAACGGTCTCTGGAAAGTTCCAGCTGCAAGAAtggtccctctgtgcccagcactgGCCCTGCTGGTCGGGAGCCTCCAGCCTGGCAGGACCTGCACGCTGGGCTGCTGCGCTCAGGCATCATCTGCCTGCCAG GGAGCTcggacaggctgggcagggccctcCTCCTGGTGACCACCAGTGGCAGTGCCTGGCGGGCTGCGTGGTGCTCAGCTGCCGAGCTGGCAAGGCTcatcctctgcctctgctccctccccag TAGGCAAGAAGTGAAGAATGGTGAGAGGCGAGAAGCGAAGGATGCTGGGCTGACGGTTGTGGTGGATGCCCGGAAGCAGCCGCCCGCTCCCGTCCTGTTCTCAGCCCTCCGCTCCGTCCAG AGTGTGTCTCCAGGCTGCATTCACAGCTTGCTGCTCCTGGCTGAGAAGGAGCTGGCCTCCCACCGTGAGAAGCTGTCTGGGGTGCAG gtggAGATCCTGACATCGCTGAAGGCTCTGGGCCGCCACGTCGACAGctcccagctgcccccagagctggaCGGTGCCTTCCCCTACTGCCACGGCGAGTGGGTTCAATTCTTCCAG AAGCTGCAGCCCTTCACAGCCAGCCTGAGGCGGGCATcggagctgctgcagcactgcaTCCAGGAGCTGCGGAACAACAACGCACTGGCTGGGACACAG GATGCGGCTGCAGGCATCAGGAGGCACCAGGAGCTGATGCAGAAGGTGCTGAGTGACGCTCAGCTGGGGCGGGTGCAGCGCGAGGGGGGGTTCCTGCTGGCCCGGCTGCGCAGGGAGGCCGCCCGCCTCTGTGCTTCTGATCACGTCAG GAGTGGTATAGAGTTGGCTGAGGGCCTGTATAGTCAGCTGGAGGAAGAACTTCACAGCCTTGTGTCCCAGTCCAACAGCTGCCTGGCGCGCCTGCATTTCCTCCGCAAGGTCCGGGAGCTCGAGGCTCAGTTTGGCAAG CTGGGGTCCTGGCTGGATGGGGAGGCAGCAGCTCGGCTGCAGGAGATGGGCACCGAGGACTGGAGTCCCGACAGCTGCCAGAGCTCCGCCGAGCACTTCAAGGAGTTCCTCACCCAGGCCACA gctcGGTACCAGCATGGCCTGACCCTGTGCCAGGAGGCAGCTAAGGTCCGAGGCAGGATGTTCCCTGAGGCAGATGCCCTCCAAGTGTCTGCAGCCCTTTTCCAGTCAAAGCTGATGAGCTTCTCCCAGCAGCTGGAGCGGCGGCAGGCAgaacaggagctgctgcaggagctcgtCCGGTTCTCCAACAAG GTGGCAGGGCTGAAGCTGGACTGCCGGCAGTGCTCGGCCCGGGCGCAGCGCGGGGAGGGCCAGGCACTGCGCTGCCTCCAGAGATCCTTCCAGAAGCTCTCGGTGGAGTTCGCCCTGGAGAAGCTGAAGGAGATGAAGGCTCAGGTGCGCAGGATGCAGAGCAGCCAAGGGTTGGCAGCCTGGACAGAGGCACAGCACAAGTACCAGGAGACCCGGCAGATCCTGGAGGAGATGCTGGCAGAACTGCAGGAGGCCTGGGGAGCACAAGCTGACGGGCAGGGAGACTCCTCCAGCCcccccagcccaggctctgcagctcctcacatGGAAGTCCCGGtgtgcagagcagcccccagccccgagccagcagtgctggggggCAGGGGGttggcagagcagccagagaccAGCACTGAGGGGCCAGGACAGCCCCAGGGGCCGGgacagtcccagcccagcaccaCTCCTGCCTCCACACTGGGTGTGGAGCAGAGCTCTCTGCAGCCCCACTGCCAGCTGGAGCCTCAGGATGCCCACACCTCTCACCACCACGTCTCTGCTGACACCCCCCATCCCAAAGCCAAGAGCAAATCCAGCCTGGGAGCGACAGGACACCTCACCCAGGAGCGCAGCCAGCCCCGTCGGAGGCGTCCCGTCACCCTGCCTCCCTGGACACGCTTCCCAGGAGCTGACCCACCGTGTCCTACTGCCGTGCCCCAGGGGACTGCCTCAGATCCCAGCACAGCTGGTGCAccagcagggccacaggcagaagCTGCCCAGTACTTCCAGATTTCCAGCCAGAGCAGTTTCTCCTCTGAAGACTCAGATTCACAGAACTCCATGGAAGAAGCCCCAGCAGCAAGCCTGGCTTTGCCTGGGGACCTCCAGAGTCCCAGACCACCCTGCCCATCTGAAAAGGGCCACCAGATCATTTACCTGGAGAACCACCACAATGAAAGTTCAGCTAAAGCAAATGCCAAGTAA